The proteins below come from a single Candidatus Bathyarchaeota archaeon genomic window:
- the hisG gene encoding ATP phosphoribosyltransferase produces the protein MEKIKFAIPKGSLQKATAEFFSKSGFRIGSSDRTYRPSINDPQIEMKVLRPQEIPVFVSEGLQDLGITGEDWVRENRADVEVLQNLEYGKIRLVIAVPNSVPEGTTLGQFMESIWSEGKNFRVSTEYLTIASEYLKSTPEYKARFGDADPMLMTPWWRKGDNPRVKIFLSFGATEAKPPENSDCIMDVTETGTTIEANNLRIIDTVMRSSAILIANKKALQDPEKRAKIFDIVALLKGVVDGSKRIHVFMNVKKENLQTLLTELPALKNPTIAPLADEEWVGVNTVIEKDSLIVLLPKIRKIAQGLVVYEPRQVLALDEIGQREEKTCQTKLE, from the coding sequence ATGGAAAAAATAAAATTTGCAATCCCAAAAGGTTCTCTGCAAAAAGCAACAGCAGAATTCTTCTCAAAATCAGGATTTAGAATAGGCTCATCCGACCGAACCTACCGCCCATCAATAAACGACCCCCAAATAGAAATGAAAGTCCTACGACCCCAAGAAATCCCCGTGTTTGTCAGCGAAGGCCTACAAGACCTTGGCATAACAGGCGAAGACTGGGTCAGAGAAAACCGCGCCGACGTTGAAGTTCTCCAGAATCTAGAATACGGAAAAATCCGCCTCGTCATAGCAGTCCCAAACAGTGTTCCCGAAGGCACAACACTTGGACAATTTATGGAATCCATTTGGAGCGAAGGCAAAAACTTCCGCGTCAGCACCGAATACCTAACAATAGCCAGCGAATACCTCAAAAGCACCCCCGAATACAAAGCCCGTTTTGGTGATGCTGACCCAATGCTTATGACGCCATGGTGGAGAAAAGGCGACAATCCCCGCGTAAAAATCTTCCTAAGCTTTGGCGCAACCGAAGCAAAGCCACCAGAAAACAGCGACTGCATCATGGATGTCACCGAAACAGGAACCACAATTGAAGCCAATAACCTGCGCATAATTGACACAGTCATGCGGTCCTCAGCGATTCTTATTGCAAACAAGAAAGCCTTACAAGACCCAGAGAAACGCGCTAAAATCTTTGACATTGTTGCGTTGCTCAAGGGTGTTGTGGATGGTTCTAAGAGGATTCATGTATTTATGAACGTCAAAAAAGAGAATCTGCAAACCTTGCTCACAGAGTTGCCTGCCTTGAAGAACCCAACTATTGCACCCTTGGCAGATGAGGAATGGGTTGGCGTTAACACGGTTATCGAAAAAGACAGCTTAATTGTGCTGTTGCCGAAAATCCGTAAAATCGCTCAGGGCTTGGTCGTGTATGAGCCGCGACAGGTTTTGGCGTTGGATGAGATTGGTCAAAGAGAGGAGAAAACGTGTCAAACAAAGTTGGAATAA
- a CDS encoding PAC2 family protein: MMEPIIRKLSEPVLENPIFVQGLPGFGNVGRIAAHLLINFCDAKPFAELYAPSFPDYISITSKGIAHLPRYEFYSAPMEKNTLIIMTGEVQPSFDDVVAHYVVCQEVIKFVESLGCKFVVTMGGVPITEDKAQVYIAATNQQLATEFMEKGAVIYSKGRIVGGTGLTLALAKEHKLDGVSLLGATTGFSADKGAGLMVFKFLMKSLGKEIKEGLKENSVVEQV; the protein is encoded by the coding sequence ATGATGGAGCCTATTATTCGTAAACTTTCCGAACCCGTCTTAGAGAATCCCATATTTGTTCAGGGACTGCCAGGTTTTGGCAACGTGGGACGCATCGCCGCGCATCTGCTCATCAACTTCTGCGACGCCAAACCGTTCGCGGAACTCTACGCTCCCAGCTTTCCCGATTACATCTCCATAACCAGCAAAGGCATCGCGCACCTGCCCCGATACGAATTCTACTCAGCCCCAATGGAAAAAAACACGCTAATCATCATGACAGGCGAAGTGCAGCCCAGCTTTGATGATGTAGTGGCGCATTATGTGGTCTGCCAAGAAGTCATCAAATTTGTTGAGTCATTAGGCTGCAAGTTTGTAGTTACCATGGGCGGCGTCCCCATCACAGAGGACAAGGCACAGGTGTACATTGCCGCGACCAACCAGCAGTTAGCCACAGAATTTATGGAAAAAGGCGCAGTTATTTACAGTAAAGGCAGAATTGTTGGCGGAACGGGTTTAACATTAGCATTGGCAAAAGAACACAAGCTTGACGGCGTATCTTTGCTGGGTGCGACTACTGGGTTTAGTGCCGATAAGGGCGCTGGACTTATGGTTTTTAAGTTCTTGATGAAGAGTTTAGGAAAAGAGATAAAAGAAGGATTAAAGGAAAACAGTGTTGTTGAGCAAGTTTAG
- a CDS encoding DNA methyltransferase, translating into MSQPLLQDIKVYYENDSRKIQCFCGKICNRALVPHLKREHPDVWEKWTIDFVHQLAEGKSPNQIMKRYRLPDGKLLFSWTVVERAIRKLVETNKVKPIFARKKNIDKWEPENFVLENTTVWDFKDRGNWAVHQNDYRGNWSPKLVRNLLLRYTKPGDWVIDPFVGGGTTLIEAWLMDRKSIGIDISPFAIEMTKQRVSQLKEKNLESCIKKLDKNIAPVIELGDSKELEKILQEKNIPNLFSFAAVHPPYFDAFQYSETIDGDLSRIHCMDKFCQDLNLIATKIWQCLKDDGKCGVLIGDVRKNKCVVPVGFKVLNIFSEAGFSLKEIIIKVQHNDKSTEFWFNKIDFLIAHEYLYVFEKIKKDNQTGEPIVKTTSTT; encoded by the coding sequence ATGAGCCAGCCCCTACTGCAGGACATAAAAGTTTACTATGAAAACGACTCTAGGAAAATACAGTGTTTTTGTGGAAAAATATGTAACCGTGCGCTGGTTCCTCACCTAAAAAGAGAGCATCCAGATGTATGGGAAAAGTGGACGATTGATTTTGTACACCAGTTAGCTGAAGGGAAAAGTCCAAATCAGATAATGAAGCGCTATCGTCTACCTGACGGTAAATTACTTTTTAGCTGGACTGTAGTTGAAAGAGCCATTCGTAAATTGGTGGAAACAAATAAAGTAAAACCAATTTTTGCCAGGAAAAAAAATATTGATAAATGGGAACCAGAAAATTTTGTTCTTGAAAACACTACTGTTTGGGATTTCAAGGATAGGGGGAACTGGGCTGTTCACCAAAATGATTACAGAGGGAATTGGTCACCAAAACTTGTACGCAATTTATTGCTGCGTTATACAAAACCAGGTGATTGGGTGATAGATCCCTTTGTTGGAGGCGGTACAACCTTAATTGAAGCATGGCTTATGGACAGAAAAAGCATTGGCATAGACATAAGCCCTTTTGCAATTGAAATGACAAAACAAAGGGTGTCTCAACTTAAAGAAAAAAATCTGGAAAGTTGCATTAAAAAGCTCGATAAAAATATAGCACCCGTTATAGAATTGGGAGATTCGAAAGAACTAGAAAAAATCTTGCAAGAAAAAAATATTCCAAATTTGTTTTCTTTTGCTGCAGTCCACCCACCTTATTTTGATGCATTTCAATACTCAGAAACAATAGATGGTGATCTCTCACGAATACATTGTATGGACAAATTTTGCCAAGACCTTAACTTGATTGCAACCAAAATATGGCAATGTCTAAAAGACGACGGAAAGTGTGGAGTACTAATTGGCGACGTGAGAAAAAACAAGTGTGTTGTCCCTGTCGGCTTTAAAGTCTTAAATATTTTCTCAGAAGCAGGTTTTTCTTTGAAAGAGATAATAATTAAAGTACAGCATAATGATAAATCAACAGAATTTTGGTTTAATAAAATTGATTTTCTCATAGCGCACGAATACCTTTATGTGTTTGAAAAGATAAAGAAAGATAACCAAACAGGTGAACCAATTGTCAAGACAACAAGTACCACCTGA
- a CDS encoding ParB/RepB/Spo0J family partition protein: MSRQQVPPEGEVAQVHPDLIVRNDDNPRLIFPQSEMQALQESIEEVGILVPLTVFEKENEKYTLVDGERRWLCALRLNLKAIPVNIIARPASKVEYVLRMFNIHNVREDWKLMPTALKLKVILEAFPDKSDKELAKITGMTVSTLQRCKELLKLPLEYQSMILEEEEKEVKKPKYSEDFFLEMMGAIRSIKKFHANIYQQHSDEGIIKKFVEKRENGKIKNETDFRKIPKVIAAGRKGVSDVKVEKTIARVIDDEDYTIDDAYKIAVPTIESVGVEKQCTQLIDSLNDLDARLNQQRKQNLASLLKELRKIIDSTLRKIE, from the coding sequence TTGTCAAGACAACAAGTACCACCTGAGGGAGAAGTTGCCCAAGTCCACCCTGACCTGATAGTACGCAATGATGATAATCCTCGACTTATTTTTCCTCAAAGCGAAATGCAAGCCCTACAGGAATCTATTGAAGAAGTAGGCATACTTGTTCCACTAACAGTTTTTGAAAAAGAAAATGAGAAATACACGCTTGTAGACGGCGAAAGACGATGGCTTTGTGCGTTAAGGCTAAATCTAAAAGCTATCCCTGTTAACATTATCGCACGACCTGCAAGTAAAGTCGAGTATGTTTTACGCATGTTTAACATTCACAACGTTCGAGAAGATTGGAAATTAATGCCTACAGCATTAAAACTGAAAGTTATACTGGAAGCATTCCCAGACAAAAGTGATAAAGAGCTTGCCAAGATAACAGGAATGACTGTGAGCACTTTACAGAGATGTAAAGAACTGCTAAAACTTCCTTTAGAATACCAAAGTATGATCTTGGAAGAGGAAGAAAAAGAAGTAAAAAAGCCAAAATATTCTGAAGATTTTTTCCTAGAGATGATGGGCGCAATTCGTTCAATAAAGAAATTCCATGCCAACATCTACCAACAACATTCAGATGAAGGGATAATTAAAAAATTTGTAGAAAAAAGGGAAAATGGAAAAATAAAGAATGAAACCGATTTCAGAAAAATACCTAAAGTTATTGCAGCTGGCAGGAAAGGAGTATCAGACGTTAAAGTGGAAAAAACAATTGCTCGAGTAATTGATGATGAAGATTATACAATTGACGATGCATACAAAATAGCAGTTCCTACAATTGAAAGTGTTGGAGTAGAGAAACAGTGCACCCAATTAATAGATTCTCTCAATGACTTGGACGCCAGACTAAATCAACAAAGGAAACAAAATTTGGCATCGCTACTAAAAGAACTTAGAAAGATAATTGACAGCACTCTTAGGAAAATAGAGTGA
- a CDS encoding ribbon-helix-helix domain-containing protein: MPRKAKKKISLSIDSGLLEWIDQNVSNFTFQNRSHAIEQAVCRMKKEMNQ; encoded by the coding sequence ATGCCACGAAAAGCAAAAAAGAAAATCAGCCTATCAATCGACTCCGGCTTGCTTGAATGGATAGACCAAAACGTCTCAAACTTTACATTCCAAAACCGTAGCCACGCAATCGAGCAAGCAGTTTGCCGCATGAAAAAAGAAATGAACCAATAA
- a CDS encoding L-threonylcarbamoyladenylate synthase: protein MKTRLIKINPNNPEPEKIQIAADIIQRGGLVAFPTETVYGLGADALNGEAVQHLFAAKNRPLDNPPIIHIADTNQIQKLAKEVPKVAEMLTSKFWPGPLTLVFKRSNNVPKEAVAGLDTIAIRMPNHPVALALIRQSSCPIAAPSANLSGKPSPTTAKHVLDDLEDSIDAVLDGGATSVGVESTVLDLSVEPPMLLRPGGISFEALKAVLGTVVLHPFVASEKELSLKESRSPGMMHKHYAPKAQVVLIEGEQGVVEKKIKELTQSYKQNGCKVGVLATMETTRNVEADVVKSMGKHEDLASVAHNLFGLLREFDSEGVDVIVVEGVSSEGLGLAVMNRLRKASGYHIVKV, encoded by the coding sequence ATGAAAACCCGCCTCATCAAAATAAACCCAAACAATCCCGAACCAGAAAAAATCCAAATCGCCGCAGACATCATACAACGCGGCGGATTAGTTGCGTTCCCAACCGAAACCGTCTATGGCTTGGGCGCAGACGCCCTCAACGGAGAGGCAGTTCAACACCTATTTGCCGCTAAAAATCGCCCACTGGATAATCCACCAATCATACACATCGCAGACACCAACCAAATCCAAAAACTCGCCAAAGAAGTGCCCAAGGTTGCGGAGATGCTAACGAGTAAGTTTTGGCCTGGACCCCTAACTTTAGTGTTTAAACGTTCAAACAATGTTCCAAAAGAAGCCGTTGCAGGCTTAGACACAATCGCCATCCGAATGCCCAATCACCCAGTCGCACTTGCATTAATCAGACAGAGCAGTTGCCCAATCGCGGCACCAAGCGCAAATTTGTCAGGAAAACCCAGTCCCACCACAGCTAAACACGTTTTGGATGATTTAGAGGACAGCATTGATGCAGTATTGGATGGCGGCGCTACCAGTGTAGGGGTGGAATCTACTGTTTTGGATTTAAGTGTGGAGCCTCCGATGCTTTTGCGTCCAGGCGGAATCAGCTTTGAAGCCCTCAAAGCTGTTCTGGGTACAGTTGTGCTGCATCCGTTTGTGGCTTCAGAAAAAGAATTGTCGCTCAAAGAGTCACGCTCTCCTGGAATGATGCATAAACATTACGCACCCAAAGCCCAAGTTGTACTAATTGAAGGTGAACAAGGTGTGGTTGAGAAGAAAATCAAAGAACTCACACAATCCTACAAACAAAACGGCTGCAAAGTTGGAGTTTTAGCCACAATGGAAACGACAAGAAATGTTGAGGCGGACGTGGTTAAGTCAATGGGAAAACATGAAGATTTGGCTTCTGTTGCTCATAACTTGTTTGGTTTGCTTAGAGAATTTGACAGTGAAGGCGTAGATGTTATTGTTGTTGAGGGCGTGTCCAGTGAAGGCTTAGGTTTAGCAGTTATGAATCGTCTGCGCAAAGCCTCAGGGTACCACATTGTCAAGGTGTAA
- a CDS encoding glycosyltransferase — MLQHANFSIPKRKEGYTTDDNSRALIVCTRHYSLKGDTVSAHLANVYLAFLQYMQTSEGKFHNYLSYPRHFLDTDCSDDCLGRTLWSLGCTINSNLPNDLRIVSKELFDESLPQIWNTHSIRGYAFCILGLCHYHQTYPQDSGLKADIEKLADKITKKFSANSKEDWQWFEQTLTYDNAKLPHALIEAYLVVKKPEYLSEGLNSLDFLLKTQLINGSFVPIGNNGWYQHGGTRAVYDQQPLEASATVEATASAFYATKKPFYAKVAREVFDWFLGKNTLKVMMYNPVTGGCFDGINSEHVNMNQGAESAISYLLARLEIERLKQFTP; from the coding sequence ATGTTACAACACGCTAACTTCTCCATACCCAAACGTAAAGAAGGCTACACAACCGACGACAACTCACGTGCCCTAATAGTCTGCACTAGACATTACAGTTTAAAAGGTGACACAGTTTCTGCCCATTTAGCAAATGTGTATTTGGCCTTTCTTCAGTACATGCAAACCTCTGAGGGAAAATTTCATAATTACCTAAGTTACCCGCGGCATTTCCTAGACACAGACTGCTCCGATGACTGCTTAGGCAGGACCCTTTGGAGTTTAGGATGCACAATAAACTCTAACTTACCAAACGATTTACGGATAGTTTCAAAAGAACTCTTCGATGAATCCCTTCCTCAAATCTGGAATACCCACTCAATTAGAGGATACGCTTTTTGCATACTGGGGCTCTGCCATTACCATCAAACATACCCACAGGACAGTGGTCTTAAAGCTGACATAGAAAAATTAGCTGACAAAATTACCAAAAAATTCAGTGCAAACTCGAAAGAGGACTGGCAATGGTTCGAACAAACCTTAACCTATGACAACGCAAAACTTCCCCATGCACTCATCGAAGCCTATTTAGTGGTTAAAAAACCAGAATACCTAAGTGAAGGTTTGAATTCGCTGGATTTTCTTCTTAAAACCCAACTTATTAACGGTTCTTTTGTTCCAATAGGCAACAACGGCTGGTACCAACACGGAGGAACAAGGGCTGTTTATGACCAACAACCCTTAGAAGCTTCAGCCACTGTGGAAGCCACAGCCAGCGCATTTTACGCTACCAAAAAACCGTTTTATGCCAAGGTTGCCAGAGAAGTGTTTGATTGGTTTTTAGGTAAAAACACGCTAAAAGTCATGATGTACAATCCCGTAACTGGCGGATGCTTTGACGGCATTAACTCTGAACACGTAAACATGAACCAAGGCGCTGAATCTGCAATATCTTATTTGCTGGCGCGGCTGGAGATTGAGCGGTTAAAACAGTTTACACCTTGA
- a CDS encoding glycosyltransferase family 4 protein, whose translation MEGYTSDYFALASIKSVAYVSTYPPRKCGIATFTADLVASISQQYLLDQMVVSIDGRQLLQGFYRKIYHKIRRDNKVDYIWMADYINKTNVEVINIQHEFGIFGGEWGNNICAFLSKIKKPIVTTLHTVLPDFNPDALRVFNEIISKSSAIVVMNKISRSLLESYDVPKEKIYLIPHGCPDVPLVSSQQAKSLLGLEDKLVLSTFGLLSKGKGIEYVIKALPKILKKQPNTVYYILGVTHPQVKKTEGETYRNRLRQLAKDLGVQDHVKFLNRFLKKTEIITYLQASDVYITPYLSPNQVSSGTLSYALGAGKAVVSTPYLHAKEALSDGRGVFCGFQDSQSIADSVLSIVSNPVFKKSLESNAYHYSRAFTWPIVAKQYLDLFDQITHNIELKSH comes from the coding sequence TTGGAAGGGTACACCTCTGATTATTTTGCTTTGGCAAGCATAAAAAGTGTTGCTTATGTTAGTACTTACCCTCCAAGAAAATGTGGAATAGCAACATTTACGGCAGATTTAGTGGCGTCAATCAGCCAACAATACCTACTGGACCAAATGGTGGTTTCAATTGACGGACGCCAACTATTGCAAGGCTTCTATAGGAAAATTTATCATAAAATTAGACGGGACAACAAAGTAGACTATATCTGGATGGCAGATTACATAAACAAAACAAACGTTGAAGTCATAAACATCCAACACGAATTCGGAATCTTCGGCGGCGAATGGGGCAATAATATATGCGCTTTTTTAAGCAAAATAAAAAAACCTATAGTAACCACTCTGCACACCGTTCTTCCGGACTTCAACCCTGATGCTCTGCGTGTTTTTAACGAAATTATCAGCAAAAGTTCTGCAATTGTAGTTATGAACAAAATTAGCCGTTCGCTACTTGAATCCTACGACGTGCCCAAAGAGAAAATTTATCTAATTCCACATGGATGCCCTGATGTGCCCTTGGTTAGCAGTCAACAAGCTAAGTCTCTTCTCGGTTTAGAAGACAAATTGGTTCTTTCAACGTTTGGGCTCCTAAGCAAAGGCAAAGGCATCGAATACGTCATCAAAGCATTGCCAAAAATCCTAAAAAAACAGCCAAACACCGTTTACTACATTTTAGGCGTCACCCATCCTCAAGTCAAAAAAACCGAAGGTGAAACCTACCGAAATAGGCTACGCCAGTTAGCTAAAGATTTGGGTGTGCAAGACCACGTTAAATTTCTAAACAGGTTCCTAAAAAAAACCGAAATAATTACCTATCTCCAAGCTTCAGACGTGTACATTACCCCATATCTGTCTCCAAATCAAGTGAGTAGCGGAACATTATCTTACGCGCTGGGCGCTGGAAAAGCAGTTGTCTCTACACCATACTTACATGCTAAGGAAGCCTTAAGCGATGGACGTGGAGTCTTCTGCGGTTTCCAAGATTCCCAATCAATAGCTGACAGTGTACTTAGCATAGTAAGCAACCCCGTTTTTAAGAAAAGTTTAGAATCAAACGCATACCACTACAGCAGAGCCTTTACTTGGCCAATAGTGGCAAAACAATACCTTGACCTTTTTGACCAAATAACCCACAATATCGAGTTGAAGAGCCATTAG
- a CDS encoding glycosidase: protein MKRFEKNPILKPIKEHNWENLCVFNAAAIYSNGQVHILYRAQGDDYVSRLGYAVSNDGLNITERFNEPVFHPAHYAERDGCEDPRLSLIGEKCIMAYTAYRNHDFPVIYQIALTSIDVKDLVKNNWNWQERTLPFPGIRNKDAVILPGKVDGKYMMFHRVEPSLCVSYSDDLKRWYDFKSIMEPRDKMWDSLKIGAAGTPIELNEGWLFIYHGVDKAKHYSLGAALLDKDNPEKVLYRSEKPILRPCEGYECVGTVPNVVFSCGNVQIDDQVIVYYGGADTVLCGASYELNELLPKK from the coding sequence TTGAAAAGGTTTGAAAAAAACCCTATATTAAAACCCATAAAAGAACATAATTGGGAAAACCTATGCGTCTTTAACGCCGCAGCGATATACAGTAACGGACAAGTACACATTCTATATCGTGCGCAAGGTGACGACTACGTTTCAAGACTGGGATACGCAGTTTCCAACGACGGCTTAAACATTACTGAACGCTTCAATGAACCCGTTTTTCACCCTGCCCACTATGCAGAGCGAGACGGATGTGAAGACCCCCGGTTATCCTTGATTGGCGAAAAATGTATCATGGCATATACAGCATACCGAAATCATGATTTCCCAGTTATCTACCAGATAGCTTTGACATCAATTGACGTCAAGGACTTGGTAAAAAACAATTGGAACTGGCAAGAGCGAACATTACCATTTCCAGGCATCAGAAATAAGGATGCTGTGATTTTACCAGGTAAGGTTGACGGAAAATACATGATGTTTCACCGTGTTGAACCAAGCCTGTGTGTTTCCTACTCTGATGACCTTAAACGATGGTACGACTTCAAATCAATAATGGAACCCCGTGATAAAATGTGGGATAGCCTAAAAATTGGAGCAGCAGGTACGCCAATTGAGCTCAATGAAGGCTGGCTTTTCATTTATCACGGAGTTGACAAGGCAAAGCATTATTCGCTTGGTGCAGCATTACTGGATAAGGATAATCCTGAAAAAGTTCTCTACCGCTCAGAAAAACCAATCTTAAGACCCTGCGAAGGCTACGAATGCGTGGGAACTGTACCTAATGTAGTGTTTAGTTGCGGAAATGTACAAATCGATGACCAAGTCATAGTGTACTATGGCGGAGCAGACACCGTGCTTTGTGGAGCAAGCTACGAGCTAAACGAGCTACTGCCAAAGAAGTAA
- a CDS encoding four-helix bundle copper-binding protein, producing the protein MSQEVKECIQDCVDCFRICTETSVKCLKMTGKHAELEHVNLILDCARICNLNADFMLRNSSYYPQTCSITADICDECADTCDRFEDDFMKDCASVCRRCAESCREMAK; encoded by the coding sequence ATGAGCCAAGAAGTCAAAGAATGCATCCAAGACTGTGTGGACTGTTTTAGAATATGCACTGAAACATCGGTTAAATGCCTAAAAATGACTGGCAAACATGCTGAACTTGAACATGTCAACTTGATTTTGGACTGCGCAAGAATCTGCAACTTAAACGCCGATTTCATGCTAAGAAACTCTTCGTATTATCCTCAAACATGCAGTATAACTGCTGATATTTGTGATGAATGCGCAGATACCTGTGACCGCTTTGAAGATGATTTCATGAAAGATTGTGCAAGTGTTTGCCGCCGCTGTGCGGAGTCATGCAGAGAAATGGCAAAGTAA
- a CDS encoding DUF5658 family protein: MELIVLESIFKKVLFCTVLVEVLLFADFLSTYIIFALGGVELNPIVNAVGFLPISALKLLGGAFCGLLCYYGKRLFPLFLMLTVFSVVVSWNIGQIFMLV; encoded by the coding sequence TTGGAGTTGATTGTTTTGGAGAGCATTTTTAAGAAAGTGTTGTTTTGCACGGTTTTGGTTGAGGTTTTGCTTTTTGCTGATTTCTTATCCACATACATTATTTTTGCTCTTGGCGGTGTAGAGTTAAATCCTATTGTTAACGCTGTGGGTTTTCTTCCAATATCAGCGCTAAAACTGCTTGGTGGCGCCTTCTGTGGGTTGCTTTGCTATTACGGGAAAAGACTGTTTCCGCTGTTTCTGATGTTGACAGTGTTTTCTGTTGTGGTATCGTGGAATATTGGTCAAATCTTTATGCTGGTATAA
- a CDS encoding winged helix-turn-helix domain-containing protein, producing the protein MDAEKQVEIEYALRGKAWKVYWYLLKKGGQVSVREVQKALKFSSSSVANHHLEQLRELGLVKKQDVGGYYSLVAEVKIGILRHYVKLGKVLFPRFLFYAIFFTTFYGAFLLFMVSRFSRENFFIALFGALVCIVLWYETQRFWSLRPY; encoded by the coding sequence GTGGATGCTGAAAAGCAAGTTGAAATCGAATATGCCCTAAGAGGCAAAGCTTGGAAAGTGTACTGGTACTTACTAAAGAAAGGCGGGCAGGTTAGCGTTCGCGAAGTTCAAAAAGCCCTAAAGTTTTCAAGTTCCAGTGTTGCAAATCACCATTTAGAGCAACTCAGAGAATTAGGGTTAGTTAAAAAACAAGACGTAGGCGGATACTACTCTTTAGTTGCTGAAGTAAAGATTGGAATTCTGCGTCACTACGTTAAACTTGGCAAGGTGCTTTTTCCAAGGTTTCTTTTTTACGCGATTTTCTTCACAACCTTCTATGGAGCTTTTTTGCTGTTTATGGTTTCAAGATTTTCACGTGAAAACTTTTTTATTGCACTCTTTGGCGCTTTGGTCTGCATTGTTTTATGGTATGAAACACAGCGGTTTTGGTCTTTACGTCCGTACTAA